A portion of the Acidimicrobiales bacterium genome contains these proteins:
- a CDS encoding phosphotransferase, with protein sequence MGEQADERRMTGGWQTTVHERDGVVYRSPKPQSTTVLALLRHLRSNGFTAAPEVIGDGLAPDGREMLRFVPGAIQQPDPWDDEAIALVGELVRHLHDAGKGFDPPTPPVWQPWFTRALPGDRPVIGHGDLGPWNIVTRSGVPVALIDWDNAGPVDATWDLADAAWLNVQLHDDDIAERNGLPDAAGRAAQLRVMLDAYGLEHQRRDRFVDQLAELAIHAAADEAVQGGVTPTSTTAVDGQGFPVMWAVAWRARSASWILRHRDLLRRAVGA encoded by the coding sequence GTGGGGGAGCAGGCGGACGAGCGGCGCATGACGGGCGGGTGGCAGACCACCGTCCACGAGCGCGATGGCGTCGTCTACCGGTCGCCCAAGCCGCAGAGCACCACCGTGCTGGCCCTGCTGCGACACCTCCGATCGAACGGCTTCACCGCGGCCCCGGAGGTGATCGGAGACGGTCTGGCTCCCGACGGGCGAGAGATGCTGCGCTTCGTCCCCGGCGCGATCCAGCAGCCCGACCCGTGGGACGACGAAGCCATCGCCCTCGTCGGTGAGCTGGTTCGTCACCTGCACGACGCCGGCAAGGGCTTCGATCCGCCGACGCCGCCTGTCTGGCAGCCGTGGTTCACCCGTGCACTCCCCGGCGACCGACCCGTCATCGGCCACGGCGACCTGGGCCCGTGGAACATCGTCACCCGCAGCGGTGTGCCCGTCGCGCTCATCGACTGGGACAACGCGGGTCCGGTCGACGCTACGTGGGACCTGGCCGACGCCGCCTGGCTGAACGTGCAGCTGCATGACGACGACATCGCCGAGCGCAACGGTCTCCCCGACGCGGCGGGCAGGGCGGCGCAGCTGCGGGTCATGCTCGACGCCTACGGCCTCGAGCATCAGCGGCGGGACCGCTTCGTGGACCAGCTGGCCGAGCTGGCCATCCATGCTGCGGCCGACGAGGCCGTGCAGGGCGGCGTGACACCGACGAGCACGACGGCCGTCGACGGTCAGGGCTTCCCGGTGATGTGGGCGGTGGCGTGGCGGGCTCGCAGCGCCTCCTGGATCCTGCGCCACCGCGACCTGCTGCGGAGAGCGGTCGGCGCGTAG
- a CDS encoding inositol monophosphatase family protein, whose amino-acid sequence MGDDDLLEVLGAAVEAVRSALGTVTDWRPGTERVGQYRIDLVADDAALGVLTAAGLGVLSEESGLHQPNREVVVVVDPVDGSTNASLGIPWYATSLCAVDEGGPRVALVVNLATGERFEAVRGGGARRDGVTVRPSGCTDLADAVIGLSGAPAGHGGWRQYRALGAVALDLCSVACGRLDAYADLTSPSAHGVWDYLAALLVCEEAGAVVTDAGGQPLVHLDHGARRSPVAAATPALLDGVVRMWGAGGAHP is encoded by the coding sequence GTGGGCGACGACGACCTCCTCGAGGTGCTGGGCGCGGCGGTGGAGGCCGTGCGCTCGGCGCTGGGCACGGTCACCGACTGGCGTCCCGGGACCGAACGGGTCGGCCAGTACCGGATCGACCTGGTGGCCGACGACGCCGCACTCGGGGTCCTCACCGCCGCCGGCCTCGGCGTCCTCAGCGAGGAGAGCGGCCTCCACCAGCCCAACCGGGAGGTCGTGGTGGTGGTCGACCCGGTGGACGGCTCCACCAACGCCAGCCTCGGCATCCCGTGGTACGCCACCAGCCTCTGCGCGGTCGACGAGGGCGGTCCCAGGGTTGCCCTGGTGGTGAACTTGGCCACCGGTGAGCGCTTCGAGGCGGTCCGCGGTGGGGGCGCCCGTCGTGATGGTGTGACCGTCCGCCCGTCCGGGTGCACCGATCTTGCCGACGCCGTCATCGGCCTCTCGGGCGCGCCGGCGGGACACGGCGGGTGGCGCCAGTATCGGGCCCTGGGGGCGGTCGCCCTCGACCTCTGTTCCGTGGCCTGCGGCCGGCTCGACGCCTACGCCGATCTCACCAGCCCCAGCGCCCACGGGGTGTGGGACTACCTCGCCGCGCTGCTGGTGTGCGAGGAGGCGGGGGCGGTGGTGACCGATGCCGGCGGCCAGCCCCTCGTCCACCTCGACCACGGTGCCCGCCGATCGCCGGTCGCCGCCGCCACGCCCGCGCTGCTCGACGGCGTCGTTCGCATGTGGGGGGCCGGTGGCGCCCACCCGTAG
- a CDS encoding NUDIX domain-containing protein gives MRRRLHLMLLRLYRRLPRSGRRFVVHRLAPSFTVGAICVVERPDGALLLVRHSYRERWGFPGGLLQRGEDVTVGARREALEEVDLDIELVGEPAVVVEPAPRRVDVVFRARPRGGADPAAVRAASPEIVEVAWFAPDDLPQLQEEAATAIVALARSDGSDLGRSDSLRGRPPGRRPTDP, from the coding sequence GTGCGTCGCCGCCTCCACCTCATGCTCCTTCGGCTGTACCGCCGACTCCCGCGGAGCGGGAGGCGCTTCGTCGTGCACCGGCTGGCACCGTCGTTCACGGTGGGCGCCATCTGCGTCGTGGAGCGTCCGGACGGAGCGCTGCTGCTCGTCCGCCACTCCTACCGGGAGCGGTGGGGCTTCCCAGGTGGCTTGCTCCAGCGGGGAGAGGACGTGACCGTGGGCGCCCGGCGAGAGGCGCTCGAGGAGGTCGACCTCGACATCGAGCTGGTCGGGGAGCCGGCCGTCGTCGTCGAGCCTGCGCCCCGACGGGTCGACGTGGTCTTCCGGGCCCGCCCCCGCGGGGGAGCCGACCCGGCCGCGGTGCGTGCCGCCTCGCCCGAGATCGTGGAGGTGGCCTGGTTCGCGCCGGACGACCTCCCGCAGCTCCAGGAGGAGGCCGCCACCGCCATCGTCGCCCTCGCCCGGTCCGACGGCAGCGATCTCGGGCGCTCAGACTCGCTCAGGGGTCGACCCCCGGGGCGTCGCCCCACCGACCCGTAG
- the murA gene encoding UDP-N-acetylglucosamine 1-carboxyvinyltransferase: MSNIAPASWRIDPVGPLTGEVVVRGSKNGVTKHMVAAVMGDTPSTIRNCPQIGEIDITAGMLGDLGCEVEVDGDTVTVAGSAISSGRVPLSYGGLNRIPILLVGPLLHRMGEAFVPFVGGDRIGTRPVDFHMSTLRAMGAEVDVTPDGLEAKASRLHGARIRLPFPSVGATETVLLSAALAEGRTVVENCALEPEVIELALFLQRMGARIELRPDRRFVIEGVERLQGADHHLDGDRIEAFSYLAAGLVTGGRVTVRGCGQERLVTAISTLQRMGARFDITDETVSVEADSLRPAVVQTDTHPGFMTDWQSPLVVLFTRCAGMSVVHESVYEDRFPYVGALQQMGAEIELFDVCLGGRDCRFNESNAMHSAVIRGVTQLRGAEITVPDIRGGFAYVIAAAVAEGSSVLHDVHHLERGYHRPLEAFAGLGLEITRQEG; this comes from the coding sequence ATGTCGAACATCGCTCCCGCCTCCTGGCGCATCGACCCCGTCGGCCCGCTCACCGGTGAGGTGGTGGTCCGTGGCTCGAAGAACGGCGTCACCAAGCACATGGTGGCGGCCGTCATGGGCGATACGCCGTCCACCATCCGCAACTGCCCTCAGATCGGGGAGATCGACATCACCGCGGGGATGCTCGGTGACCTCGGCTGCGAGGTGGAGGTCGACGGCGACACGGTGACGGTGGCCGGCAGCGCCATCTCCAGCGGACGGGTCCCGCTGTCCTACGGCGGCCTCAACCGCATCCCGATCCTGCTGGTGGGGCCCCTCCTGCACCGCATGGGGGAGGCGTTTGTGCCCTTCGTCGGCGGCGACCGCATCGGCACTCGGCCCGTCGACTTCCACATGTCGACCCTGCGGGCGATGGGCGCCGAGGTCGACGTCACGCCCGACGGCCTCGAGGCCAAGGCGTCGCGACTGCACGGTGCTCGCATCCGCCTCCCGTTCCCGAGCGTCGGCGCCACCGAGACCGTCCTCCTCTCCGCTGCGCTGGCCGAGGGCCGCACCGTGGTCGAGAACTGCGCCCTCGAGCCAGAGGTCATCGAGCTGGCGCTCTTCCTCCAGCGGATGGGTGCCCGCATCGAGCTTCGGCCCGACCGGCGCTTCGTCATCGAGGGCGTCGAGCGGCTCCAGGGAGCGGACCACCACCTCGACGGTGATCGCATCGAGGCGTTCAGCTACCTGGCGGCCGGGTTGGTGACCGGCGGCCGGGTCACGGTCCGGGGGTGTGGCCAGGAGCGGCTGGTCACGGCCATCTCCACCCTGCAGCGGATGGGCGCCCGCTTCGACATCACCGACGAGACCGTGTCGGTCGAGGCCGACTCGCTGCGCCCAGCGGTCGTCCAGACCGACACCCACCCCGGGTTCATGACCGACTGGCAGTCGCCGCTGGTCGTGCTCTTCACCCGCTGCGCCGGCATGTCGGTGGTCCACGAGTCGGTGTACGAGGACCGCTTCCCCTACGTGGGAGCCCTCCAGCAGATGGGGGCGGAGATCGAGCTCTTCGACGTGTGCCTCGGCGGGCGCGACTGCCGGTTCAACGAGAGCAACGCCATGCACTCGGCGGTCATCCGGGGCGTCACCCAGCTGCGGGGGGCGGAGATCACCGTGCCCGACATCCGTGGCGGGTTCGCCTACGTGATCGCCGCCGCGGTGGCCGAGGGGTCGTCGGTGCTCCACGACGTGCACCACCTCGAGCGTGGGTACCACCGCCCCCTCGAGGCCTTCGCCGGCCTCGGACTGGAGATCACCCGCCAGGAGGGGTGA
- a CDS encoding sigma-70 family RNA polymerase sigma factor yields MRTRSATGDDPVRRYLSELGAHPLLTATEEVSLGRAIVAGDAARDRLADAGAGPLTPAERSTLEHRAAEGAAARQRFISCNLRLVVSIAKRYQSSGLPLLDLIQEGNLGLMRAVDKFDPERGFKFSTYATWWIRQSISRAMADKGRAIRVPAHVGDAIASLARTTAELTRRLDRAPTVAELAEATGLDPDRVITYRHAIRETVSLSVPLGDDSGELADLLADEGAEEPFAAAAAHLEHDALALVLRRLTERERRVLRLRFGLAGGIPWTLEDIGNELDLTRERIRQIEAKALTKLRHPCSPPALRHLVAAGSD; encoded by the coding sequence GTGCGAACGAGGTCCGCGACTGGCGACGACCCGGTGCGGCGGTACCTGAGCGAGCTCGGGGCCCACCCCCTGCTCACCGCGACCGAGGAGGTCTCCCTCGGTCGGGCCATCGTCGCCGGTGACGCCGCCCGGGACCGACTCGCCGATGCCGGGGCCGGTCCCCTCACCCCGGCCGAGCGGTCCACGCTGGAGCACCGGGCCGCCGAGGGAGCGGCCGCCCGTCAACGGTTCATCTCGTGCAACCTGCGCCTGGTCGTCTCGATCGCCAAGCGCTACCAGAGCTCGGGACTCCCCCTCCTCGACCTGATCCAGGAGGGCAACCTCGGCCTCATGCGCGCCGTCGACAAGTTCGATCCGGAGCGGGGATTCAAGTTCTCGACCTACGCGACCTGGTGGATCCGCCAGTCGATCAGCCGGGCAATGGCGGACAAGGGCCGGGCGATCCGCGTGCCGGCCCACGTCGGCGACGCCATCGCCTCGCTGGCCCGCACCACCGCCGAGCTCACCCGCCGGCTGGACCGAGCCCCGACGGTCGCGGAGCTGGCCGAGGCCACCGGCCTCGACCCGGACCGGGTCATCACGTACCGCCATGCCATCCGGGAGACGGTGTCGCTCTCGGTGCCCCTCGGGGACGACAGCGGCGAGCTCGCCGACCTGCTTGCCGACGAGGGCGCCGAGGAGCCCTTCGCCGCGGCAGCTGCTCACCTCGAGCACGACGCCCTCGCGCTGGTCCTGCGACGCCTGACCGAGCGCGAGCGCCGGGTGCTGCGGCTGCGCTTCGGCCTCGCCGGCGGCATCCCGTGGACCCTCGAGGACATCGGCAACGAGCTCGACCTCACCCGAGAGCGCATCCGCCAGATCGAGGCCAAGGCCCTCACCAAGCTGCGCCACCCGTGCTCGCCGCCGGCGCTTCGCCACCTGGTCGCGGCCGGCTCCGACTAG
- a CDS encoding adenylate/guanylate cyclase domain-containing protein produces MAHGAPGEVVSPSPSSGADARPTRRWWDIEAPALRWVALANLAGAVFVFVFLNQLSQPFDDAPGALSDSLLLAVFGAYMVGAIAVGFGAAHRVIGRALSWVDEQRQPDAGEVQAALSLPLHLALQSLALWVLGALLFGGITALGGSAPREVLRIAVGTVIGGVSTCSLTYLLVDRALRPLFALALAGTPLARPTTLGIRVRLVFSWATGSGIPLVVIALSPLGRPDPTATHVTALVSLAAIGLVSGGLMIAVAARSVADRLKLLRRALRRVQLGDTAVSVEVDEGGEVGQLQAGFNSMVAGLRERQQLRDLFGRHVGDEVARQALERGVGLGGEQRQVSVLFVDLIGSTALAATRPASEVVATLNALFGAVVRAAGEEGGWVNKFEGDGALCVFGAPEDQPDHAARSLRAARALRAEVADLRGAHPDLDVGIGVSSGVAVAGNVGAEERYEYTVVGDPVNEAARLTEAAKIRPGRLVVSRAAVAASGEEARWWEPGAVVELRGRAAPTETYEPLDATTAPVVPTEQR; encoded by the coding sequence ATGGCACACGGGGCTCCCGGTGAGGTCGTGAGCCCGTCGCCCTCGTCGGGTGCCGACGCCCGCCCGACCCGGCGCTGGTGGGACATCGAGGCGCCGGCGCTGCGCTGGGTGGCCCTGGCCAACCTGGCCGGTGCCGTCTTCGTCTTCGTCTTCCTGAACCAGCTCTCCCAGCCCTTCGACGACGCGCCGGGCGCGCTGAGCGACTCCTTGCTGCTGGCCGTCTTCGGTGCCTACATGGTCGGGGCGATCGCAGTCGGTTTCGGTGCCGCCCACCGGGTGATCGGCCGGGCCCTGTCCTGGGTCGACGAGCAGCGCCAGCCCGACGCAGGCGAGGTCCAGGCTGCCCTGAGCCTCCCGCTCCACCTCGCCCTCCAGTCGCTGGCGCTCTGGGTCCTGGGGGCGCTCCTCTTCGGCGGGATCACCGCGCTCGGCGGCAGCGCCCCCCGGGAGGTGCTGCGGATCGCGGTGGGCACGGTGATCGGTGGCGTCAGCACCTGCTCGCTCACGTACCTGCTCGTCGACCGTGCCCTGCGGCCGCTGTTCGCGCTCGCCCTCGCCGGCACGCCCCTGGCCCGTCCCACGACGCTTGGGATCCGGGTCCGGTTGGTCTTCTCGTGGGCGACCGGGTCGGGCATCCCGCTGGTCGTCATCGCCCTGTCGCCCCTCGGGCGACCTGATCCAACCGCCACCCATGTCACCGCCCTGGTGTCGCTGGCCGCCATCGGCCTCGTCTCGGGGGGGCTCATGATCGCGGTGGCGGCTCGCTCCGTCGCCGACCGACTCAAGCTGCTCCGCCGCGCCCTGCGACGTGTGCAGCTGGGCGATACGGCCGTGAGCGTCGAGGTCGATGAGGGTGGGGAGGTCGGCCAGCTTCAGGCTGGGTTCAACTCCATGGTGGCCGGCCTGCGCGAGCGCCAGCAGCTGCGCGACCTCTTCGGACGCCACGTCGGCGACGAGGTCGCCCGGCAGGCCCTGGAGCGCGGGGTGGGGCTCGGAGGTGAGCAGCGCCAGGTGAGCGTGCTCTTCGTCGACCTCATCGGTTCGACCGCCCTGGCTGCCACGAGGCCGGCATCGGAGGTGGTGGCCACGCTCAACGCCCTGTTCGGGGCGGTCGTGCGGGCCGCCGGCGAGGAGGGCGGCTGGGTCAACAAGTTCGAGGGTGACGGCGCCCTGTGCGTGTTCGGTGCGCCCGAGGACCAGCCTGACCACGCCGCCCGGTCCCTTCGGGCGGCCCGCGCGCTGCGCGCGGAGGTGGCGGACCTACGGGGTGCTCACCCTGACCTCGACGTCGGGATCGGGGTCTCGTCCGGTGTGGCGGTGGCCGGCAACGTCGGCGCGGAGGAGCGCTACGAGTACACGGTGGTGGGTGACCCGGTGAACGAGGCGGCCCGGCTCACCGAGGCAGCCAAGATCCGGCCCGGCCGGTTGGTGGTCAGCCGGGCGGCGGTGGCCGCATCGGGCGAGGAGGCCCGGTGGTGGGAGCCCGGTGCCGTCGTGGAGCTCCGTGGTCGGGCGGCACCGACCGAGACCTACGAGCCCCTCGACGCCACCACCGCGCCGGTCGTCCCGA